A single genomic interval of Lathyrus oleraceus cultivar Zhongwan6 chromosome 7, CAAS_Psat_ZW6_1.0, whole genome shotgun sequence harbors:
- the LOC127107102 gene encoding stearoyl-[acyl-carrier-protein] 9-desaturase, chloroplastic, translated as MALRVTTPFPTQTSSFSLPQMASLRSPKFVMASTLRSGSKEVENIKKAFTPPREVHVQVTHSMPPQKIEIFKSLEGWAETTLLTHLKPVEKCWQPQDFLPDPSSDGFEEQVKELRERAKELPDDYFVVLVGDMVTEEALPTYQTMLNTLDGVRDETGASPTPWAVWTRAWTAEENRHGDLLNKYLYLSGRVDMRQIEKTIQYLIGSGMDPRTENSPYLGFIYTSFQERATFISHGNTARLAKERGDLKLAQICGLIASDEKRHETAYTKIVEKLFEIDPDGTVMAFADMMRKKIAMPAHLMYDGRDDNLFDNYSAVAQRIGVYTAKDYADILEFLVGRWKVADITGLSGEGRKAQEYVCGLPPRIRRLEERALARAKESSKHRFSWIHDREVLL; from the exons ATGGCTCTCCGAGTAACAACCCCTTTCCCTACTCAAACTTCCTCCTTCTCCCTCCCTCAAATGGCCAGTCTCAGATCTCCCAAATTCGTCATGGCTTCCACCCTCCGCTCCGGTTCCAA AGAGGTTGAAAATATTAAGAAGGCTTTCACGCCTCCCAGAGAAGTGCATGTTCAAGTAACCCACTCTATGCCTCCCCAGAAGATTGAAATTTTCAAATCTTTAGAGGGTTGGGCTGAGACAACCTTATTGACTCACCTTAAGCCAGTAGAAAAGTGTTGGCAACCACAGGATTTTCTGCCGGATCCTTCGTCAGATGGATTCGAAGAGCAAGTGAAGGAGCTGAGAGAGAGAGCTAAAGAGCTTCCAGATGATTACTTTGTTGTTCTGGTTGGTGATATGGTCACAGAAGAAGCCCTTCCTACTTACCAAACAATGCTTAATACTTTGGACGGAGTTCGTGATGAAACAGGTGCCAGCCCTACTCCTTGGGCTGTTTGGACAAGGGCATGGACAGCTGAAGAAAATAGACACGGTGATCTTCTTAACAAGTATCTTTACTTGTCTGGCCGTGTTGATATGAGACAAATTGAGAAGACAATTCAGTACTTGATTGGCTCTGGAATG GATCCTCGGACTGAGAATAGCCCCTACCTTGGTTTCATTTACACTTCATTTCAAGAGAGGGCAACCTTTATATCGCACGGAAACACAGCCAGGCTTGCTAAAGAACGCGGTGATTTGAAATTGGCTCAGATCTGTGGTCTGATTGCCTCGGATGAAAAACGCCACGAGACTGCTTACACAAAGATAGTGGAAAAGCTGTTTGAGATTGATCCTGACGGAACAGTTATGGCCTTTGCTGACATGATGAGGAAGAAAATTGCTATGCCAGCACATCTGATGTATGACGGGCGAGACGACAACCTGTTTGATAACTACTCTGCCGTTGCCCAGCGCATTGGGGTCTACACTGCCAAGGACTATGCTGATATACTTGAGTTTCTGGTTGGGAGGTGGAAGGTGGCGGACATAACCGGACTTTCAGGTGAGGGGCGAAAGGCACAGGAGTATGTTTGTGGGTTGCCACCAAGAATCAGAAGGCTGGAGGAGAGAGCTCTAGCAAGAGCAAAGGAATCATCAAAACATCGATTCAGTTGGATTCACGACAGGGAAGTACTACTCTAA